Proteins from a single region of Procambarus clarkii isolate CNS0578487 chromosome 62, FALCON_Pclarkii_2.0, whole genome shotgun sequence:
- the LOC123766360 gene encoding uncharacterized protein has translation MLNVSVIFDLPCAAPTSATSKNALRERTRVESLRRAYLELQAALPSVPPNTKLSKLDVLVLATTYISHLSQLLEADDSQSCHDTNNNTTVTKAAVQEHNPYPPPLPSTNTVETGTHRVKQGFLHPIKKWPMRARLYAGVGATEAVTFLSEQLPAPPQQLRTKLGPTAVPAHVPCPHQLPPQASLTLNHTHATSTPHETQNSLQDFGSSSMAPGVFNDEFACPADKSYGFPYMCEAGGHSQGPREIPYAGPQIGTWEAEGSWGPNLIHDDPAACHPPCRVSQSYAGFWTAWDD, from the exons ATGTTAAATGTGTCTGTTATATTTGACCTTCCCTGCGCTGCACCTACGTCAGCCACGTCAAAGAACGCGCTCAGGGAGAGGACCAGAGTGGAGAGTCTGCGCAGGGCCTACCTGGAGCTGCAGGCTGCACTTCCCTCCGTTCCTCCAAATACCAAGCTCTCCAAG CTGGACGTGTTAGTGCTGGCCACGACCTACATCTCCCACCTGTCGCAGCTCTTGGAGGCGGACGACAGCCAGTCGTGCCACGACACCAATaataacaccaccgtcaccaaggcGGCCGTCCAGGAGCACAACCCTTACCCTCCGCCCTTACCGTCCACCAATACAGTGGAGACAGGCACCCACAGGGTCAAGCAGGGGTTCCTACACCCCATCAAG AAGTGGCCTATGCGTGCCCGTCTGTACGCGGGTGTCGGGGCGACGGAGGCTGTCACTTTCCTTTCGGAGCAACTTCCGGCCCCACCACAGCAGCTGAGGACTAAGCTGGGACCCACTGCCGTGCCCGCCCACGTCCCCTGCCCTCACCAACTCCCTCCACAAGCCTCGCTCACCCTCAACCACACCCATGCCACTTCAACTCCTCACGAAACGCAGAATTCATTACAAGATTTCGGCTCTTCCAGCATGGCGCCAGGAGTCTTTAACGATGAGTTCGCGTGTCCAGCAGACAAATCTTACGGGTTCCCCTACATGTGTGAGGCGGGAGGACATTCCCAGGGCCCCCGGGAGATCCCCTACGCCGGCCCTCAGATAGGGACGTGGGAGGCAGAGGGCTCGTGGGGCCCCAATCTTATCCACGATGACCCTGCCGCCTGCCACCCTCCCTGCAGGGTGAGTCAGTCCTATGCGGGCTTCTGGACTGCCTGGGATGACTGA
- the LOC123766467 gene encoding vitellogenin: MTASTALLVFALVVGARAAPHGRDADICSRECPVAGAPKLFYQPGKTYTYEYSGKSKVQLKGVEGGQTERDWSAKVELSWITPCDMVISLKEAKGHSGHGPAAARFLERYPLVVAVADGRVQHVCSHHDDDAWSINMKKGVASIFQNSLPSNSTINSGQNITETDVVGKCPTKYEVQNQGDKVIVKKEKNHRLCKQRYPTPAETQVPWLKGPLPLEESRSVCKQEIRNGIYSSITCEDKNVVRPSYGAYKYIEAKQESTFRYISESNDESGAASAISQENMDRRSLRFDYDTFKKDPSMVAHLDQTMKQICEKTEDAVERDVGALVAKALHLMRRVPEDAIAQTLDKIRSGQFCQHYKKLEDIFLDSVAFVHEAGAVKVMVKELVGGDLKNGRAALYTAGLYLLPRPCIHAMMALKPLFESDHPLPMPTLAAASMVKTYCRHNDKCFELAPVRSLTEALGHKLQSQCSPSDDEETEKAALTTLKALGNMGIMTQEVARSVFRCMETEGVKNNIRVAAAQAFRQTKCHRQSTEQLVNFAVDPAKETEVRIASYLVAVRCAKQNDFEKIVAKISKEQNTQVRGFIFSHILNLQQSDAPEKANLRYLLENIVVPRNFDKDIRKYSRNIDVSYFSSSLGAGAGVESNIIYSPGSFVPRSIDFNLTAALAGISMNLGEVGARFEGFEPAIEEVFGPEGYLQKTNYGQLLNDVSQFVGEKGKNILEHWHKGSRERRSINPSILSSLFKKLYSDESRVTKADIFARFMGQEISFASLAGDLKDASVDKIGNYIAPYFHDFLIQIENLDINSARTAQMNFDYSFPTIQGTPLNLKMVGTAVIGLKMEGNLNLIEIGHDMRDGEKTLKIIPSLSIQLDGFVGYDAYLGKHGLKKNTTISTSNGLSLSVKTNSKNELEIQWDLPEKMEVINVKSETYLMMSERGRPETKVIPQSMRDTRIRTHSCINSLEPALGLKFCYELDIPDVFRSNSLPLGAPAIAKIYAEKEEPSMKGYRMTIGAQDKRGAKMLIVKVAISGSTRLKEAEATLSHTKEGDSSVLSARLKSNAATSGVWLNIINGHEHKGVQAHFKHKSDQNDISRGIKIDMTSRSTSSEKEYRFEVFSSRNRNFPPESQIFESRFEAKLDRPVIVVDMLSKTKNNLRNYLDWDLEIGADLRRSPHFSVPMLSTLRKFDFRAGMGGWKVSSIIKQTRESSENSAFSSAFKIARRSDELFSFEATHTTQGRLYHDFVAKTSAKIKLDRLEYKASCDAHCGQETKGVTLEIINSAGSEKIADIKAQYDHTGDSLSAKFEVDVPRYIKAIKFESKLAGHGQERYMLETALKHGDHVILQAQGPVTAKLSPMTEFQADIRFNTLNSGHHRFASTVKFSTNQQILSFELKDEHESMFAVEWDVKAEAPKKTSMIFKLKLMSLLEYEVDANMSERSVRVNFNSLLFAKSSSPRRVKGYTEIDVQQKKIQADLSLDADRDANKKIAFECSLSSSSSSPLRATIEGHFVWKSITFPFKLDVTATNILVHSRGENGFNLEIMTPVQRTIKLEAVNKMELQRNGFKSDTRVHYIDLLGKDYKVTNHMGLENLGDPCCFKVDYRLGYTSPRGLESSLALDAKHQKNQHGRIIYSKVSASTPSSRKPLQVEFQSSSEENSYNIHWKADLDSPATMFKWDMETHQEGGVKSFDSSIDMTAVRDVIKTVRRMVEGIKPINEHPVRGGKQSNEEKDYDSNTDENVDRPDKGHQGEDYENYPDEYSDRANFQSSEGRDYVNNMDERPSRQHYQRMRRQLNKKFRNEPEYRSSDFDYERNEPQDGTLKLRKVGNDYDNERNDYDNERNDQDKPSKDNDNTREHPGRESYRYRYENPSPDTYSLLYRSPFRSMEGEAEFSSSQSSLKFYPNRDQSEDKYQIATSSENNSDESSKFEGSFSRPGHRDMRFELQRSGSGESFRGSIELDMFPDTADKITGTLQSTLTAEHTVQIEASLRTRVLKVHPKVTVMAAYANHTTGFDVQFQESPSSPVTFQVSAIYDRVSPRDATMAFRVINAGVPVVDIAGTMQREEDAECNGHKVKAVAHISPLGTYDIHSKLCKPAFIQIKTKKHHTEMVFTTKLGYQAPNDIVASIAAGGDVHQENDVIWMKRVRLASPVRVKFETAYKQQEYTAWKETLKGDYQKIRSAVVSEGHRWYRYMKQQARQQGVPFPDPQILALIEEAKSDLNQIKYKVYANIIDRWHSYIYDVLSDPTVSDVLRFFSEMWHGAADFQKTLAGRLAQEVTAWQADFRGFTEFVRNAVAEIARMAETGELPDAVRRLLETTKIYKVLKSQLEATRQRFPEEYEAVMQVMAKVRATLKQDFEKVKAKLMHIPAVEKAVSWINHYSSEQFMRWEADKFISRLLQEVNFISTKSDAGYSSAEFHLPKPLYSLTQFIQQAFPSPTKMLKNLIWSFDTYIPAPVQDVIWAYYASMPPYRTGSLSQYAAYLLPPFNRTAMVVSDTEILTFDGAVLRAPRSPCEVVLAAYKSNKLTMAHPQPSAPPQINFSTRSAKVTIKPDFRVTINGQEMSRSRQSVGDVSIQKTSQKVKVKSPFMAVEIFRHERVVSVNVSGWTFGHIAGLMGSYDNEVGNDWFTSSGRNASSLKELVASWQEDQQCPTPDISPYDHSRTPAERIVECYSLLELRSRCYPLVHPGPFVKMCHAAHQPCDAAKAYRTICAWKGVKDMFPIAC; this comes from the exons atgacggcctccacggctctGCTAGTCTTCGCCCTCGTGGTGGGCGCTCGTGCAG CTCCTCATGGAAGAGACGCAGACATATGCTCGAGGGAGTGTCCCGTCGCCGGCGCTCCCAAGCTCTTCTACCAACCAGGAAAGACCTACACCTACGAGTACTCCGGCAAGTCCAAGGTCCAGCTGAAAGGTGTGGAAGGTGGACAAACAGAAAGGGATTGGTCAGCAAAAGTTGAACTGTCATGGATCACCCCATGTGACATGGTCATCTCCTTGAAGGAGGCGAAGGGGCATAGTGGTCATG GGCCAGCAGCCGCCAGGTTCCTGGAGAGGTAcccgctggtggtggcggtggccgaCGGCCGGGTTCAACACGTGTGTAGTCATCATGATGACGACGCCTGGTCCATCAACATGAAGAAGGGCGTCGCCTCAATCTTCCAGAACTCTCTCCCATCCAATTCTACCATCAACTCTGGTCAAAATATTACAGAG ACGGACGTGGTAGGAAAGTGCCCAACGAAATACGAGGTGCAGAACCAGGGAGACAAAGTCATTGTGAAGAAGGAGAAGAACCACCGCCTGTGTAAGCAGCGTTACCCGACCCCTGCTGAGACCCAGGTTCCCTGGCTCAAAGGTCCTCTGCCGCTGGAAGAGTCCCGCTCTGTCTGTAAACAAGAGATCAGGAACGGAATCTACTCCAGCATCACCTGTGAGGATAAGAACGTGGTCAGACCCAGCTATGGTGCCTATAAGTATATTGAAGCCAAACAGGAGTCCACTTTCAGATACATCTCAGAATCCAACGACGAATCAGGTGCCGCCTCTGCCATCTCTCAAGAAAACATGGACCGCAGGAGTCTCCGGTTTGACTACGATACCTTCAAGAAGGACCCGTCCATGGTGGCCCATTTGGATCAGACCATGAAGCAGATCTGTGAGAAGACTGAAGATGCTGTTGAGCGTGATGTTGGTGCTCTGGTAGCCAAGGCTTTGCATCTCATGCGCCGGGTACCAGAGGATGCTATTGCGCAAACTTTGGATAAAATTCGCAGCGGACAATTCTGTCAACACTACAAGAAGCTGGAGGACATTTTCCTAGATTCTGTTGCCTTCGTCCACGAGGCTGGTGCTGTTAAGGTTATGGTGAAAGAACTAGTTGGTGGGGATCTCAAAAATGGTCGTGCTGCTCTCTACACTGCAGGTCTCTACCTTCTTCCTCGTCCATGTATCCATGCCATGATGGCTCTCAAACCATTGTTCGAGTCTGACCATCCTCTACCAATGCCCACTCTGGCTGCTGCTTCAATGGTAAAAACTTACTGCCGCCACAATGACAAATGTTTTGAATTAGCACCAGTTAGGAGCCTAACTGAAGCTCTAGGTCACAAACTACAAAGTCAGTGTTCTCCTTCTGACGATGAAGAGACAGAAAAAGCTGCCCTGACAACACTTAAGGCTCTGGGTAACATGGGCATAATGACCCAAGAGGTGGCCAGGTCTGTCTTCAGATGCATGGAAACAGAAGGAGTTAAGAACAACATCCGCGTGGCCGCCGCACAAGCCTTCAgacaaacaaaatgtcatcgccaG TCGACCGAGCAGCTCGTTAACTTTGCTGTTGATCCTGCTAAAGAGACTGAAGTTCGCATTGCCTCCTACCTTGTGGCAGTTCGATGTGCTAAACAAAATGACTTTGAGAAAATTGTTGCCAAGATTTCCAAGGAGCAGAACACCCAAG ttcgTGGATTCATCTTTAGTCATATCCTAAACCTTCAACAGTCTGATGCGCCTGAGAAGGCAAACCTCCGATACCTTTTGGAAAATATTGTTGTTCCTAGGAACTTTGATAAAGATATCAGAAAATATTCTCGCAACATTGACGTGTCATACTTCTCCTCGTCCCTGGGGGCTGGTGCCGGCGTGGAGTCCAACATCATCTACTCTCCGGGATCCTTTGTCCCTCGCTCTATTGACTTCAACCTCACCGCCGCCTTAGCGGGAATATCAATGAACTTAGGCGAGGTTGGTGCACGGTTTGAGGGCTTCGAACCTGCCATTGAGGAAGTATTTGGACCTGAAGGATATCTCCAGAAAACTAATTATGGCCAGTTGTTAAATGACGTTTCGCAATTTGTTGGAGAAAAGGGAAAAAATATCCTTGAACATTGGCACAAAGGAAGTAGAGAAAGACGATCAATTAATCCGTCTATCCTGTCCTCATTGTTCAAAAAACTTTACAGTGATGAATCAAGAGTTACCAAGGCTGATATTTTTGCTCGCTTCATGGGTCAGGAGATAAGTTTCGCTTCACTAGCTGGAGACTTAAAGGACGCCAGTGTTGACAAAATTGGGAACTATATCGCCCCATACTTCCACGATTTTTTGATTCAAATAGAGAACCTGGACATTAATTCCGCTCGAACCGCTCAAATGAACTTTGATTACTCTTTCCCCACCATCCAGGGGACACCCCTCAATCTTAAGATGGTCGGAACGGCTGTTATTGGACTGAAAATGGAAGGAAATCTCAACCTTATTGAAATTGGACATGATATGAGAGATGGTGAGAAGACTCTCAAAATCATTCCAAGTCTATCGATACAATTAGACGGTTTTGTTGGCTATGATGCTTACCTCGGCAAGCATGGACTCAAGAAAAACACCACCATCTCGACTAGCAACGGTCTCTCTCTCAGCGTTAAGACCAACAGCAAGAATGAGCTGGAAATTCAGTGGGACCTTCCTGAGAAGATGGAAGTTATTAATGTGAAGAGTGAGACATACCTCATGATGAGTGAGAGAGGCAGACCAGAGACCAAGGTCATCCCACAATCCATGAGGGACACCAGGATCAGGACCCATTCGTGTATCAACAGTCTTGAACCCGCGCTAGGTCTCAAGTTCTGTTATGAACTGGACATCCCGGATGTCTTCCGTAGCAACTCTCTGCCACTTGGGGCCCCGGCCATTGCCAAGATATACGCCGAGAAGGAAGAGCCATCCATGAAGGGCTATCGTATGACAATAGGCGCTCAGGACAAGAGAGGAGCCAAAATGTTGATAGTAAAGGTAGCAATATCTGGTTCTACAAGACTAAAAGAAGCTGAAGCAACTCTGTCCCACACCAAAGAAGGCGATTCCTCTGTGCTTTCTGCCCGACTAAAATCTAATGCAGCTACCAGTGGAGTCTGGCTCAACATCATCAACGGCCATGAACACAAAGGCGTCCAAGCTCATTTTAAGCACAAGTCCGATCAGAATGACATTTCTCGTGGTATTAAGATAGATATGACGAGCAGGTCAACGTCGTCTGAGAAAGAATACCGGTTTGAAGTGTTCAGCAGTCGAAACAGGAATTTCCCGCCAGAGTCTCAAATCTTTGAAAGCAGGTTTGAAGCCAAATTGGATCGTCCTGTAATAGTTGTGGACATGTTATCCAAAACCAAGAACAACTTAAGGAATTATTTGGACTGGGATTTGGAAA tcggAGCGGACCTGAGGCGCTCCCCACACTTCTCCGTGCCCATGTTGTCGACGCTGCGCAAGTTCGATTTCCGGGCCGGCATGGGAGGGTGGAAAGTCAGCTCCATTATAAAGCAGACACGCGAGTCGAGCGAGAATTCTGCTTTTTCGTCAGCTTTCAAGATTGCCCGAAGGAGCGATGAACTGTTCTCATTTGAGGCTACCCACACTACACAAGGGAGACTTTACCACGACTTTGTCGCCAAAACTTCCGCAAAGA TTAAACTTGACAGGTTAGAATACAAGGCGTCTTGTGATGCTCACTGCGGGCAGGAAACAAAGGGCGTAACGCTGGAGATCATCAACTCTGCGGGCAGCGAGAAGATCGCTGACATCAAGGCTCAATATGATCACACTGGAGACTCGCTAAGCGCCAAATTCGAG GTGGATGTGCCAAGGTACATAAAGGCCATTAAGTTTGAGTCCAAGTTGGCGGGACATGGACAGGAACGTTACATGCTTGAAACCGCCCTCAAGCACGGAGACCACGTCATCCTTCAGGCTCAAGGACCAGTCACCGCTAAGCTCTCACCCATGACAGAATTCCAAGCTGATATTAGGTTCAATACCCTCAACAGCGGACACCACAGGTTCGCGTCCACTGTTAAGTTTTCCACCAACCAACAGATACTCTCCTTTGAACTGAAAGACGAACATGAATCCATGTTTGCTGTAGAATGGGATGTTAAAGCTGAAGCCCCTAAGAAGACTTCGATGATCTTTAAACTCAAACTGATGTCACTATTAGAATATGAAGTCGATGCCAATATGAGCGAGAGATCTGTccgtgttaattttaactcgttGCTATTCGCCAAAAGCTCTTCCCCTCGTCGAGTGAAGGGATACACTGAGATTGATGTGCAACAGAAGAAAATACAAGCTGACCTCTCCCTGGACGCAGATCGCGACGCAAATAAGAAAATTGCATTTGAATGTTCACTGTCGAGCAGCTCATCGAGCCCCCTACGCGCTACTATCGA AGGACACTTTGTGTGGAAGTCCATCACTTTTCCTTTCAAATTAGACGTTACTGCAACTAACATCCTGGTTCACTCCCGAGGGGAAAATGGATTTAATTTGGAGATAATGACACCcgttcaacggacaatcaagctgGAGGCGGTGAATAAGATGGAACTACAAAGAAATGGCTTCAAGAGCGACACTCGTGTCCACTATATCGACTTATTAGGTAAAGACTACAAGGTGACCAATCACATGGGGTTGGAAAATTTGGGCGACCCGTGTTGCTTCAAGGTGGATTATCGGCTAGGCTACACCTCGCCGCGAGGCTTGGAGTCCTCACTAGCCCTAGATGCTAAGCACCAGAAAAATCAGCACGGACGCATCATATATTCTAAG GTTTCAGCATCGACTCCTAGCAGCAGGAAGCCTTTACAGGTAGAGTTCCAGTCCTCCAGTGAGGAGAACTCTTATAACATCCACTGGAAGGCGGACCTGGACTCCCCAGCCACCATGTTCAAGTGGGACATGGAGACGCACCAGGAGGGTGGTGTCAAATCCTTTGATTCTTCGATAGATATGACAGCTGTCCGTGACGTAATAAAGACCGTGCGTAGGATGGTTGAAGGAATAAAGCCCATCAATGAACATCCGGTTAGAGGAGGTAAGCAGAGTAACGAAGAAAAAGACTATGACAGTAATACGGACGAAAATGTGGATAGACCTGACAAAGGACACCAAGGTGAAGACTATGAAAATTACCCGGACGAATATTCGGATAGAGCTAATTTCCAGAGTAGCGAAGGGAGAGATTATGTCAACAACATGGACGAACGTCCTTCTAGACAGCATTACCAGAGAATGCGAAGACAGCTAAATAAGAAGTTTAGAAACGAACCTGAGTATAGATCATCCGACTTTGATTACGAAAGAAATGAACCTCAGGATGGAACGCTTAAGTTGAGAAAGGTAGGAAACGATTACGACAACGAGAGAAACGATTACGACAACGAGAGAAACGATCAAGACAAGCCTAGCAAAGATAATGACAACACAAGGGAACATCCCGGTCGAGAGTCTTACCGTTACCGCTATGAAAACCCCTCACCCGACACCTACTCCCTGCTCTACAGATCTCCATTCCGCTCCATGGAGGGTGAGGCAGAGTTCTCTTCTTCACAGTCAAGTCTCAAGTTCTATCCTAACAGGGACCAGAGTGAAGACAAATACCAGATCGCTACATCCTCCGAAAACAACTCTGACGAATCGTCCAAATTCGAAGGCAGCTTTAGTCGCCCAGGTCATAGGGACATGCGATTTGAACTTCAACGCTCCGGCAGCGGAGAGAGCTTCAGAGGCTCCATTGAACTAGACATGTTCCCAGACACAGCAGACAAGATTACAGGCACCCTGCAGTCAACCCTCACCGCCGAACATACTGTCCAGATTGAAGCATCTTTACGTACTAGG GTGCTGAAGGTTCATCCCAAGGTCACCGTAATGGCAGCCTATGCTAACCACACGACTGGCTTCGACGTCCAGTTCCAGGAGTCTCCCTCCTCCCCGGTAACCTTCCAGGTGTCGGCCATATACGACCGGGTCTCCCCTAGAGATGCAACAATGGCCTTCCGTGTGATTAACGCTGGAGTCCCCGTGGTGGACATCGCTGGAACGATGCAGCGTGAGGAAGATGCAGAGTGTAACGGCCACAAGGTCAAGGCTGTGGCTCACATTTCTCCTCTTGGCACTTATGACATTCACTCCAAGCTCTGTAAACCTGCCTTCATCCAAATAAAGACCAAGAAGCATCATACTGAGATGGTTTTCACCACAAAGCTGGGTTACCAAGCACCCAATGATATCGTGGCCAGTATAGCTGCGGGCGGCGACGTTCACCAGGAGAACGATGTCATTTGGATGAAACGCGTAAGGCTTGCGTCTCCTGTACGGGTCAAATTTGAGACCGCTTATAAGCAACAGGAATATACCGCGTGGAAG GAGACTCTGAAGGGCGATTATCAAAAAATCCGATCGGCTGTTGTCTCAGAAGGTCACCGCTGGTACCGGTACATGAAGCAGCAGGCCCGTCAGCAGGGCGTGCCCTTCCCTGACCCCCAGATCCTTGCACTGATCGAGGAAGCCAAGAGTGACCTAAACCAGATAAAATATAAAGTATATGCGAATATAATAGATCGTTGGCATAGCTATATTTACGACGTACTGAGTGATCCTACAGTCTCTGATGTATTGAGGTTCTTCTCCGAAATGTGGCACGGTGCGGCAGACTTCCAGAAGACCTTGGCGGGTCGTCTGGCTCAGGAGGTCACTGCTTGGCAGGCAGACTTCCGCGGCTTTACTGAATTTGTAAGAAATG CTGTGGCAGAGATTGCACGAATGGCAGAGACGGGTGAACTCCCTGACGCAGTACGTCGCCTGCTGGAGACCACCAAGATCTACAAGGTCCTCAAGAGTCAACTGGAAGCCACAAGGCAGCGGTTCCCAGAGGAGTACGAGGCCGTGATGCAGGTGATGGCCAAGGTCCGAGCAACTCTCAAGCAGGACTTTGAAAAAGTGAAGGCGAAGCTCATGCACATCCCCGCTGTGGAGAAGGCCGTCTCTTGGATCAACCATTACAGCTCC GAGCAGTTTATGAGATGGGAAGCTGATAAGTTCATAAGTCGCCTACTTCAGGAAGTAAACTTTATCTCGACCAAATCTGATGCTGGCTACAGTAGTGCTGAATTCCATCTTCCCAAACCTCTGTATTCCTTAACCCAGTTTATCCAACAAGCATTTCCAAGTCCTACTAAAATGCTTAAAAATTTGATATGGAGCTTTGATACATACATTCCAGCTCCTGTACAAGATGTAATCTGGGCGTACTATGCTTCCATGCCTCCTTACAGAACAGGTTCACTTTCTCAGTACGCGGCATATCTTCTGCCCCCATTCAACCGCACCGCCATGGTTGTGAGCGACACAGAGATCCTCACCTTTGACGGCGCTGTGCTCCGAGCCCCACGCTCACCGTGTGAGGTTGTCTTGGCTGCCTACAAATCCAACAAGCTTACCATGGCCCATCCTCAACCCTCGGCCCCGCCACAGATCAACTTTTCTACTCGCTCTGCTAAAGTTACCATTAAGCCAGACTTCCGGGTTACTATCAATGGTCAAGAGATGAGCAGGTCACGACAAAGTGTAGGTGATGTCAGCATTCAGAAGACGTCCCAAAAAGTGAAAGTAAAATCGCCCTTCATGGCAGTCGAGATATTCCGCCATGAACGTGTCGTATCCGTGAACGTGTCTGGCTGGACCTTCGGTCACATTGCGGGGCTCATGGGCAGTTACGACAACGAAGTTGGCAAcgactggtttacgtcttcgggAAGGAACGCCTCCAGCTTgaaggagctagtggcatcatggCAGGAGGACCAGCAGTGCCCGACCCCCGACATCTCCCCCTACGACCATAGCAGGACGCCAGCAGAACGGATCGTTGAGTGCTATTCTCTGCTTGAACTTCGGTCCAGATGCTACCCGCTGGTTCACCCCGGGCCCTTCGTGAAGATGTGTCACGCGGCCCACCAGCCCTGCGACGCTGCGAAAGCCTACCGCACCATCTGTGCTTGGAAAGGTGTAAAGGATATGTTCCCCATTGCCTGTTAA